The DNA segment CAGCGGATTGCCACTGCCGATCCGCCATTCCGACTGGAGCCGTTCGGCCAGGATGGCCCGCTCCGCGTAGGTGCGAATGCCTCGGGTCGCGAGCCTCGACAGGCTGTCCTTGTTGCGAGGTGCCTTTCGCGAGCGGATTTCCCGCTGCTCGATGTACTCACGGGCCTGCTTGAAGGGGTCGTCCATCTGGAACGTGACCTCCTTGCGGAACAACCGCTGGGAGAAGGTCCCGGATGAGCCGCCGTAGCCGACCGCCGCGATGCCCAACTGCGTGATGCCAAGAGCCAGTGTGTCGTGTGACACGGCACGTCCGTTGACCGCCTCGACGTTGCCCCGGAACAGGTAGCCGTCGTGGACTGCTCGCAGCTGTGCCTCCGTGGCGTGGTAGACGCCGGCACCCTTGGGCGCATGGGGACCTGTCTTCAGGAGCGGCAGCAGTTCCTTGCGCACAGCGGCGCGGAGCACGTCCTCCTTGCGCATGGACCCGCCGACCTGCTCGCGGAAGACCCGCAGGATGTCTTCCACGTCCAGCCCGTTCGCCCATCGCCCGATGTCGAGCGTCTGCAGCAGGGTTTCGCCGAAGGACGCGAGGAAGTCGCCGTCTCCCGCGAGCTCGCTGTCATCCAGGGGATCAGGCATGGCTAACCCGGGTTCCTTTCACCCAGCACCGAGGACAGGGAGAAGCGCGGCGCTCCCTCTCGTTGTGCCAGCACCCGCGCGTAGGCTTCCGCCTTTCGTGGGGGCAGGCCAAACGAGTGTTGGAGTCGAGCGATCCGCTCCTCGTGAGGACCTTGCTTCATGACCTGCGTTGCGACGGCTTCGGGAGCAAGCCATTCAAAGGCAAGACGGTCCGCGCGTTGTTCCACACGCAGGACATCTCCTGTGGAGATGTCGCCCAGGTCATCCCGCTCCATCAGGTGGATCTGGGCCTTCAGGGGAACACCGTCCAGTGCGGAGGTCAGGAGTTCTTCCTGCGTGGGCTTCTGCTGGAGATCGAGGACCGGCAGGATGCTGTCGCCGAAGAAGCGCAGGGCCTTCTGCCGCGGGACCAGGTGGTCGAGGACGAAGTGCGCCAGCTCGTGCGCGGCCGTGAAACGCTGGTCCTCGAGAGAGTCCTTCCGCGAGTAGAAGAGGAAGGCGGTACCTTGCAGGGCCACGATGCAGCCATGAATGTCCCGGTCATTGCCTTCCGGCATGGATTTGCAGCCACGCCGGGACAGGTAGGCACGAACGGTGTGGCCGGTGACTTCATCCAGCGCGACGAAGCTCACGCGCAGCACCTTTTGCGCGTCCGCGACGATGGCGCGCGGAAAGGTGCTAGGGGAGGGAAGGCCCGCCAGCTGAAGGGCATCCCGCAGCCAGCGTTCCCTCATGAGTTCTTCTCCCGGTCGCGTGCCGCCCGCAGCACGGCACGTGCTTCGGGTTCCAGGGGGCTGTTCTCCGTCGCGATGAGTGCGGCGGTGGCCTCCATGTCGCGCAGGACCCTGGAGAGTTCGAACCCGTCGATGCCGAAGTGCTCGGCGATCTGATTCACGTGCTCGGAGAAGGACTCGCCTTCGGGCCTCCGGCAGAGGGACACCCAGTGGAGCGTTTCCACGGTGCAGCCCAGCTTCTCGGCGAAGGCCTGGACCGACAGCTCCTCCAGGTCCCGGTACCACGCGAAGACGGAGCCCAGCATGTCGGGTTCCCGCGCACCACGTTCGGCCGCTGCTTCCAGCCAGTCAGGATTCATCATGGGTGTCCTCCTCCTTTCCGAGCCGCCTCAGCTGCTTGAGGAGGCGGTCGCGGTTCTGCTTCACCACCCGCTTGCGCTCGGGCGCGGGCAGCCCTGCCTTGCCCAGGGGGCGGGCCAGCTCCAGGGTGGAGCTCTCTCCTTGGAGGATGAGCCGGAGGACCCCCTGGTCCTCCTGCGTCATGTTGCGGCGTTCGAGTCTCTTCAGGGCCAGGGCGGTTTCCACGGCTGCCTCCATCTCTTCATTCGGAGGCCTCGCCTGGAGTTCGATTACGTCCGCGAATTTTTGTTCGCGCAGGACCCGGCGCTGCTGGGAACGCCGTGAATCCAACACATTCCGCCTGGCCACCAGCATCAGGTAGCTGCGCAGGAGGGACTGGTCCCGGTCGTAGCCGTCAGGCCGACGCAGGTACTCGATAACCGCCTCCAGGGCGCACGCACGGGCCTCCTCGGTGTCGCACTTCATCTCCGAGGAGAGCGTCTTCAGCATGAACGGCACGAAGAGTTCGAAGACCTTCGCGTTCGCGACAGGCATCCGCTTCAAGACCTGGTCGTGAAGCGCCCACTCCTCTTCCCTTGATGGATAAGTCATCCCCCAAACCTCACTGACATGCGCACGCCCGCTTTCGGGTTGGCTACGGTCCGTCAGGACTTTCGCTACAGCCCTGGAGAGTTCGACGGCGGAGCGTCTCCGTCCGAGCCGGGAGGTTGGCGAGGTCGAGGATCCGTGTCTGTACCTCGGAAGGGGTACTGCCTTTGGGTGCAATGGGTCCTTCGCGATCCCCCCGGATCGAAAAAGACACCTGTTTCAATGCAACGCGTGTGTCTCACCCTGGCAGATGCGCTGACAGCGCTTCTTGTAGACGTCGTCCTTGTCCAGGAGTGAGAACAGCGAGAACAACGTCATCTGGAGCTGCTGGGGCAGGGACAGCCCCGCGGTATGGCTCAACGCCACCGCCCGGCTGTCCGCCACCATCCGGTCGATGAACTTCAGTCTCCCCGGATGCGACGAGACAGCGCCGTAGCGCGCCTCCAGCCGCGAGCGGGCCTTCGCGGGCTGCTTCGCCAGCGCCTCATCCAGGATGTTGTCTTCATGCAACGCCACCACGCCCAGCCGCCAACCCGTGCAGCCGAAGTGTTTGGAGTACGAGTAGACCAGCAGCGTGTTGCGCGGCAGGTCCGCGGCGAGCGAACGGAAGCCGTTCACGAACGTGCCGTAGACGTCATCCGTGATGATCAACAGGTCCGGCCGGCGCTTTCGCACCAGTTCCACCAGCTTGTGCACGGACTCCTTCCGCATGGCCACCGCGCCCGGGTTGGACGGGTTGACCAGGAGGAACGCCTTGATGCGCGGGTCCTCCAGCTTGCGCAGCTCCGCGTCCGGGTACTGCCAGGTGTGGCGGCCGTCCTTCGTGGTCGCGCTCTGCTGGAGGTCCACCGTGTGCAGCGGGAGCTCGTCCAGCCGGGGGATCGCCTGATACGGCGCGAAGAGGGGCGAACCCAGCGCGATCGTGTCTCCCTTGTGCAGCAGGCCGTTCACACCCAGGGCGCGGAAGACGTAGCTCATCGCGGCGGTGCTGCCCTCGACCGCGAAGAGGTCGAACCGGCCGGACGGCGGACGGCCCGTGAACAACTCCCGCGCCAGGTACTCCTGCACGATGCGCTCGGCATGGGGGAGCATCCGGTCCGGCACCGGATAGTTGTCTCCGATGACGGCGTCAGTCAGCTCCCAGACGAACCGGTCCGGATGGAAGCCCAGCGTGTGCTCCCCGTACGTCAGGGCTCGCCGTAGCAACTGGACCGCGGGCTCGTCGTCGCTCGCGTCCAGGAAGTCATGCAGGCGTCGGGCGATGCCTGGAGAGCGGGGCATGCCCGCGAGCCCCACGCCGGGCTCGTCCCAAGCGCGCCGGCTCTCCGCGAGCGCGAACTGGCCCAACAGGAAGAAGGCCTCTCGCGGCGTGGTGGCGATCCAGTTGGGGTTGCCCCGGCCCGCGTCGAGCATCATGGCCTCGCGGGTCTTCACCGCCTCGTCCGCGACCTGCGGGAGCGCGTCCTTCAGCTCGATGGGGCTGAGCTTGCGCAGCTCACGTTCGGAAGGGGCTCCCAGGTCCTCGGGTGTCTGCTCGGTCATGGCGTCCTCCTCCAGCGTCCGTCCAAGGTGAATCACCCGTGGGACGTGGACCATGCGCCGTGGGGTGGGGCGGGCGGAGGCAGCGGGCGGTTGGCCGGGCTCATTGAAAAAAGACAACCCGTGAGCGCACTCGGGCCAGCAGCGACGAATGAAAGGTCGGGGCCGGACACACAGTCCGGCAAGCACCGTGGAAGCGAGACCCGCCATGTCTTCATGGAGTTGCCGTGTCGCGACAGCACAGCGTGAACTGGATGACGCGCTCCGCGTCCGTTACCAGGTCTTTGGCGAGGAGATGCGGATGCTGGGGCCCAAGCGCCCGCGTGCGCCGCGCGAGGCGGACTGCTTCGACACGCTTCGGACCACCTCCCATGTCGTCGTCTACTCGGGCGAGGAGGCCGTCGCGACCGCCCGGCTGCTGATGCCCAACGCGGAGGTGGCTGCCTTCGCGGACACGCTCGTGGGGCTCGACATCGAGAAGAAGCTCGACCTGTCTGGGATTGTCGCGCCGGGCCGCGTGTTCGCGGAGACCACGCGTTACTGCGCCACCCGGGGCAGCCCCCACTCG comes from the Corallococcus macrosporus genome and includes:
- a CDS encoding ImmA/IrrE family metallo-endopeptidase encodes the protein MRERWLRDALQLAGLPSPSTFPRAIVADAQKVLRVSFVALDEVTGHTVRAYLSRRGCKSMPEGNDRDIHGCIVALQGTAFLFYSRKDSLEDQRFTAAHELAHFVLDHLVPRQKALRFFGDSILPVLDLQQKPTQEELLTSALDGVPLKAQIHLMERDDLGDISTGDVLRVEQRADRLAFEWLAPEAVATQVMKQGPHEERIARLQHSFGLPPRKAEAYARVLAQREGAPRFSLSSVLGERNPG
- a CDS encoding RNA polymerase sigma factor, translating into MPVANAKVFELFVPFMLKTLSSEMKCDTEEARACALEAVIEYLRRPDGYDRDQSLLRSYLMLVARRNVLDSRRSQQRRVLREQKFADVIELQARPPNEEMEAAVETALALKRLERRNMTQEDQGVLRLILQGESSTLELARPLGKAGLPAPERKRVVKQNRDRLLKQLRRLGKEEDTHDES
- a CDS encoding bifunctional aspartate transaminase/aspartate 4-decarboxylase; protein product: MTEQTPEDLGAPSERELRKLSPIELKDALPQVADEAVKTREAMMLDAGRGNPNWIATTPREAFFLLGQFALAESRRAWDEPGVGLAGMPRSPGIARRLHDFLDASDDEPAVQLLRRALTYGEHTLGFHPDRFVWELTDAVIGDNYPVPDRMLPHAERIVQEYLARELFTGRPPSGRFDLFAVEGSTAAMSYVFRALGVNGLLHKGDTIALGSPLFAPYQAIPRLDELPLHTVDLQQSATTKDGRHTWQYPDAELRKLEDPRIKAFLLVNPSNPGAVAMRKESVHKLVELVRKRRPDLLIITDDVYGTFVNGFRSLAADLPRNTLLVYSYSKHFGCTGWRLGVVALHEDNILDEALAKQPAKARSRLEARYGAVSSHPGRLKFIDRMVADSRAVALSHTAGLSLPQQLQMTLFSLFSLLDKDDVYKKRCQRICQGETHALH